Within the Flavobacterium sp. 9R genome, the region CTTACATAATCCTCTTCAGAATAAACATCAGAACCCAAAACCAAGCATATACTTCCGCTTGAAAAATCTTTAATTTCTCTCCATATACCCGGCTTTATGTACAATGCTTTTGACGGATCGTTCAAGAAAACTTCTTTTGTATTCACTCCATCATCCAATACAAAAGTAAAAGACCCACTCAAAGCAACAATATACTGTTGCAATATATAATGCCCATGGCCACCTCTTTCTGATCCCATCGGAACATCGTATAAATAATAAACCCTTTTAACATCAAACGGAATAGTTTCTTTATTTTCAACAACAGTTATATTACCAGCTTCATTATGTATTTTAGGCAATTCTATTATTTTACATTCTTCTACACTAAACATTTTTTAGACTTTTAAATTTCTCAAAATTTCTCAAATAATCCTTTTCTTCATATTTTTTATCAGAAACGATTAAAGCCAAAGAGTTAGTCGAAAAATTTTCCATTCTTCTCCAAACCATTTTTGGAATATAGAGTCCATAATACGACCGATTCAAAGAAAACTTCACCTCTTTTTCCCCATCATGAAGCACAACATCAAAACTTCCGGATATTGCAACAATAATCTCTTGTTGTTCTTTAAAGGCATGACTACCACGTATTTCTCCACCTGGAACATCATAAATCCAATAGGTCCTTGCTATTTCAAATGGCAATTGGTTTGGATATTCAAAAAAAGATAAATTTCCTCTTGGGTCGTGAATTTTTGGAAATTCTAATATTTTACAAGTCATTAAATACATTATTATATGAATCCATAGAATTAATTTAAACTTTAAAAACCAACACGTGATAGTAGATCACTTCATTAGCTTAGATAAAGAATTTCTTATAACGTCTGGCTTATCAGTAAAAATTCCGTTTATTTTATATTTTTTACATAAATCCAAAGCTAAAGCACCATCATTAATTGTCCAAGCAAAAAGAAATTTATTTCTGGCGACTAAACTATTGGAAAGTTCCAAATTAATTATCGAGTATAGAATATTACATCCCTGTAAATTATATTTCGACAAAAGATCTCCTGTCTTTTTGCAATTCTCAACATCATAATTAATCCAAAACAAATTTAATTCTGGTTTCCTTAATTTTATTTTTATTAGATAATTAATGTCAAGACAAACAACAACGCAATCATTAATTCTGCCGCTTTTTTCAATTTGATCAATTAACTTTTCTATTAGACGAGCATTTTTTCTTGCAGTAGGATCTTGCCACCATTTAATCTCTAAATAAATTTTTTTTCCTGGTGGCAAAATTTTGAAAACTTCATTCAAAAATGGCATTTTCTCGCCTTTACCAATATCTAAAGTCCTAAGTTTTTCAAATTTTGTATCAACTATATTATAATTAGCTCCAGTAAATCTTTCAGTATTCAAATCATGAAAAACCATTAATGAATCATCTTTTGAGTTCATTAAATCAAGTTCAATTCCATCAGAATTCAGCTCAAAAGCTTTCTTAAAAGCAGGAATCGAATTAAATGGTTCATAAGCAGATGCCCCGCCATGAGCAATTATTCTAATAGAGTCTTTTCCCTTTTGGTACCACCCGCTTGATATAGTTTCTGGGAAACTTTCTATTAAACTATCAGA harbors:
- a CDS encoding FdtA/QdtA family cupin domain-containing protein, yielding MFSVEECKIIELPKIHNEAGNITVVENKETIPFDVKRVYYLYDVPMGSERGGHGHYILQQYIVALSGSFTFVLDDGVNTKEVFLNDPSKALYIKPGIWREIKDFSSGSICLVLGSDVYSEEDYVRDYDEFLKYRKG
- a CDS encoding FdtA/QdtA family cupin domain-containing protein, yielding MTCKILEFPKIHDPRGNLSFFEYPNQLPFEIARTYWIYDVPGGEIRGSHAFKEQQEIIVAISGSFDVVLHDGEKEVKFSLNRSYYGLYIPKMVWRRMENFSTNSLALIVSDKKYEEKDYLRNFEKFKSLKNV
- a CDS encoding glycerophosphodiester phosphodiesterase family protein; protein product: MKYLFYFFILFVVFSCDGSGNAESDSLIESFPETISSGWYQKGKDSIRIIAHGGASAYEPFNSIPAFKKAFELNSDGIELDLMNSKDDSLMVFHDLNTERFTGANYNIVDTKFEKLRTLDIGKGEKMPFLNEVFKILPPGKKIYLEIKWWQDPTARKNARLIEKLIDQIEKSGRINDCVVVCLDINYLIKIKLRKPELNLFWINYDVENCKKTGDLLSKYNLQGCNILYSIINLELSNSLVARNKFLFAWTINDGALALDLCKKYKINGIFTDKPDVIRNSLSKLMK